The following are encoded in a window of Arthrobacter antioxidans genomic DNA:
- a CDS encoding HNH endonuclease: protein MAAVIIPWNPAGPQWDGPYGADVDAVRRDGLVRQRWTLPAHLASSHAAASHGHASHGAGSRFAGPRFAASRGMDVWLVILTGPPAAQGLIGHGTLAVVGSPTPEDEPTTSVEIDFDALLAYGDQLALPRLVDRVPGVLAADGRPVVIEGTDEDAMRAVWREAFTADAGSLEPAPGSLPPAARKRVQANRFERDPEVRRTVVAHRGASCHACGLDFEQRYGLDGGDLIQMHHITPPEYVDADYVVDPLVDLVPLCPSCHVVAHSRWPRPYGVGELRAMLARSGFLRGSALTDEQLAAEAGAARILDASSGPDAP, encoded by the coding sequence ATGGCGGCAGTGATCATTCCCTGGAACCCGGCCGGACCGCAGTGGGACGGCCCGTACGGAGCCGACGTCGACGCCGTGCGCCGGGACGGCCTGGTCCGGCAGCGCTGGACCCTCCCCGCGCACCTCGCCTCATCGCACGCCGCCGCCTCCCATGGTCACGCGTCGCACGGTGCCGGATCGCGCTTCGCCGGCCCGCGCTTTGCCGCCTCGCGCGGCATGGACGTGTGGCTGGTGATCCTCACGGGTCCCCCGGCCGCGCAGGGCCTGATCGGCCACGGCACCCTCGCCGTCGTCGGCAGCCCTACGCCGGAGGATGAGCCGACGACGTCGGTGGAGATCGACTTCGACGCCCTCCTCGCCTACGGCGATCAGCTGGCCTTGCCGCGGCTCGTGGACCGCGTGCCCGGCGTGCTGGCCGCCGACGGTCGGCCGGTCGTGATCGAGGGGACGGATGAGGACGCGATGCGTGCGGTATGGCGGGAGGCCTTCACCGCCGACGCCGGGTCCCTCGAGCCCGCCCCGGGGTCCCTGCCTCCGGCCGCCCGCAAGCGCGTGCAGGCCAACCGGTTCGAACGCGACCCGGAAGTGCGGAGGACGGTCGTCGCCCACCGGGGTGCCTCCTGCCATGCGTGCGGCCTCGACTTCGAGCAGAGGTACGGCCTCGACGGCGGCGACCTGATCCAGATGCACCACATCACCCCGCCGGAGTACGTCGACGCCGACTACGTCGTCGATCCGCTCGTCGACCTCGTGCCGCTGTGTCCCAGCTGCCACGTGGTCGCCCACAGCCGGTGGCCCCGCCCCTATGGCGTCGGAGAGCTCCGGGCGATGCTCGCCCGGAGCGGCTTCCTCCGCGGATCGGCGCTGACCGACGAACAGCTGGCCGCGGAGGCGGGTGCTGCGCGCATCCTCGACGCGTCGTCGGGCCCGGATGCCCCTTAG
- a CDS encoding App1 family protein yields MRPHSLKPHARSASPSRATTPAGEERHVAMRLDDAWLRFQTRLSVRRGRVETVIPYTGYGSTSWVRVLARVVLSDPRDAVPGSEEGRLKPLQEGMRGWRNFTSAPVAHAVVHVTIGDTVHDVEADRGGVVDARIPVNLAAGWHNISLQAGGSRTVEAPVRIVADGTEFGVVSDIDDTVMVTALPRPFLAAWNTFVLDEHARTPTPGMAVLYERIVRTLPSAPVLYLSTGAWNVAPTLSRFLSRNLYPAGPKLLTDWGPTRDRWFRSGQEHKRLSLERLAEEFPGMKWLLVGDDGQHDEAIYAEFARRHPENVRAIAIRQLSVSEAVLAGGRSKTGIQPTPGIPWIYAPDGAGMSTRLEEMGIIGDSVRTADVPEEGEIAGESD; encoded by the coding sequence ATGCGCCCACATTCCCTGAAACCGCACGCGCGCTCCGCCAGCCCGAGCCGTGCCACCACCCCCGCCGGTGAGGAGCGTCATGTCGCAATGCGCCTCGACGACGCCTGGCTCCGCTTCCAGACCCGGCTGTCCGTCCGCCGCGGACGGGTGGAGACCGTCATCCCCTACACGGGCTACGGTTCGACGTCGTGGGTGCGTGTCCTGGCACGCGTGGTCCTCAGTGACCCGCGGGACGCCGTCCCGGGGTCGGAGGAAGGCCGCCTGAAGCCGTTGCAGGAAGGCATGCGCGGCTGGCGCAACTTCACGAGCGCGCCGGTGGCCCACGCCGTCGTGCACGTCACCATCGGTGACACGGTGCACGACGTCGAGGCGGACCGCGGCGGCGTGGTGGACGCCCGGATCCCGGTGAACCTCGCCGCGGGATGGCACAACATCTCCCTCCAGGCAGGCGGGTCCCGGACGGTGGAGGCACCCGTGCGGATCGTCGCGGACGGCACGGAGTTCGGCGTCGTGTCAGACATCGACGACACCGTCATGGTGACGGCGCTGCCCCGACCGTTCCTCGCCGCCTGGAACACCTTCGTGCTGGACGAGCACGCGCGGACGCCCACCCCCGGCATGGCCGTGCTCTACGAGCGGATCGTGCGCACCCTCCCGTCGGCCCCCGTGCTGTACCTCTCCACCGGGGCCTGGAACGTGGCGCCGACGCTGTCGCGCTTCCTGTCCCGGAACCTCTACCCGGCGGGACCCAAACTGCTGACCGACTGGGGTCCGACGCGCGACCGGTGGTTCCGCAGCGGCCAGGAGCACAAGCGGCTCTCCCTGGAGCGGCTGGCCGAGGAGTTCCCCGGCATGAAGTGGCTGCTGGTGGGTGACGACGGACAGCACGACGAGGCGATCTACGCGGAATTCGCCCGCCGTCATCCGGAGAACGTGCGGGCGATCGCGATCCGCCAGCTGTCCGTGAGCGAGGCGGTGCTCGCAGGCGGCCGTTCGAAGACCGGCATCCAGCCGACGCCGGGCATCCCGTGGATCTACGCCCCCGACGGCGCCGGGATGTCCACCCGGCTCGAGGAGATGGGGATCATCGGGGACTCGGTGCGCACGGCGGACGTGCCCGAGGAGGGGGAGATCGCGGGCGAGTCGGACTGA
- a CDS encoding methylenetetrahydrofolate reductase, with product MPPPAHPALSYELYPPRNAAAEDSLWTTIRRLEDTRPDFVSVTYGAAGHNRDAAFTLLRRLLTETALKPLAHLTCVGTSRAELTEIVDRMIGGGVRGILALRGDTPEGHAPDPDEVEHADGLVRLIRDVEAGRTAQLAAGRISVGVAAYATRHPDSPNPEQDIEVLLAKEAAGADFAITQVFFRPSDYSRLVTRARRAGVTIPIIPGVMPLTSTRRLEKLSSLAGIDVDDALWSRLEGARTDGERRRVGVAATVELARAALDDGAPGLHLYTFNEHAAALDVLDALELERPPQAGLAASL from the coding sequence ATGCCGCCACCCGCCCATCCCGCTCTCTCCTACGAGCTCTACCCGCCGCGGAACGCCGCGGCGGAGGACTCCCTCTGGACCACCATCCGGCGGCTCGAGGACACCCGACCCGACTTCGTCTCCGTGACCTACGGCGCGGCGGGCCACAACAGGGATGCCGCGTTCACCCTCCTGCGGCGCCTGCTCACGGAGACCGCACTGAAGCCGCTGGCCCACCTCACCTGCGTCGGTACCAGCCGGGCGGAGCTCACGGAGATCGTCGACCGGATGATCGGCGGCGGAGTGCGCGGCATCCTCGCGCTGCGCGGGGACACGCCGGAGGGCCACGCACCCGATCCGGACGAGGTGGAGCACGCCGACGGGCTCGTCCGGCTCATCCGTGACGTCGAAGCCGGGCGGACCGCGCAGCTTGCGGCCGGCCGCATCTCGGTGGGCGTCGCGGCGTACGCGACCCGCCACCCCGATTCGCCGAACCCGGAGCAGGACATCGAGGTGCTCCTGGCGAAGGAGGCCGCCGGCGCCGACTTCGCGATCACCCAGGTGTTCTTCCGGCCCTCCGACTACTCACGGCTCGTCACCCGTGCGCGGCGTGCCGGGGTGACGATCCCGATCATCCCCGGCGTCATGCCGCTGACGAGCACCCGCCGGCTGGAGAAGCTGAGCAGCCTCGCGGGCATCGACGTCGACGACGCCCTGTGGTCCCGGCTCGAGGGTGCCCGCACCGACGGCGAACGCCGTCGCGTGGGCGTCGCGGCCACCGTCGAACTCGCCCGGGCGGCGCTGGACGACGGCGCCCCCGGCCTGCACCTCTACACCTTCAACGAGCATGCGGCCGCCCTCGACGTGCTCGACGCGCTCGAGCTGGAGCGGCCGCCCCAGGCCGGCCTGGCCGCTTCCCTCTGA